The nucleotide window GATTGGCCCCTTCGAGATTGGCCCCTTCGAGATTGGCCCCTTCGAGATTGGCCCCTTCGAGATTGGCCCCTTCGAGATTGGCCCCTTCGAGATTGGCCCCTTTGAGATTGGCCCCTTCGAGATTGGCCCCTTTGAGATTGGCCCCTTCGAGATTGGCATCTGTGAGATTGGCATCTGTGAGCCTAGCTCCTGCGAGATTGGCCTCTTCTAGATCAGCCCCTGCGAGATTAGCCGCCGCGAGATTGGCCCTTGCGAGATTGGCATCTATGAGCCTAGCCGCTGCTAGATTGGCCTCTTCTAGATTGACGCCATTGAGATTGGCGTCTTTGAGATTGGCGTCTGTGAGATTGGCTCCTGCGAGATTAGCTCCTGCGAGATTAGCTCTTGCGAGTTCGGAGAAGCCAAAGGTAGCCAGGGCCGCGTTCACGTGGTCGAGTTGGGACTCTCGCAGATTCGCCCAGTAAAGATCTTGAACGTCAATCACTTGGAACGAGATACGCAGAAATGATAAGGATTCAAGGGCCACACGATTTGAGGCGTTGGTGCGCTGGGGGGATAGACGCGAAAGCCATGCCCCAAATGATGTTTCTTCAGGCCATTTGATCTCGCTGATCTTCTTGGTGTGTTCGGCACAAGAATTGAGGGCGGCCAGCAAACTTTCTTCGGCGTTGCGGGCCTGGCGATCGAGTTCTTTGAACGTCGATAGTTTGCTCAACTTTTCCATTGGCATGGCATGACGGAGCAAATGGTTAATCAAGCGAATGCAGGACTTCTGCCAACCGACAACTTCGTCCCGCGGATAAGTCGCCACTTCCTGTCGGAGAAAGCGATACAAATCATGTGTGATTTCCGTTGGTCCACACAGATCGGCCCAGCGTTCCAGCGATTGCTGTTCGTCAAAGCCCCCTTCAGCTCCCTCATCACGACGGTGGAGCTCTTCGTGAATCAGCTTCAGTTCGCGGATCAATCGGCAGGCGGTCAAGTATTCGCCGAACGACTTGTGCGTGAACTCGAACGTTTTGTCGCCTTCGATTTCGCCGTGCTGCCTAAAATAAAACGCCGTCAGCAACCGCGTGACGCCTGCTTCTGCATCCCCGGCAAATTGCGTCAGGGCTTGCTTAACGACGTTTGTCTTGGAACATCGGGTTTCGATGTTCTTGACCGTCGTCGTCCGCCCGTCGCCATGCCAGGCCGCCAGACCCACCTCTTCTAGCACCCGAACGAACTTCTTAAGTTCCAATCCTTCAATTGACCGGTTTGGACGCTTCTCGTAACCGCGTTCGTAAACTGCATCGATCAGGTCACGATACACAGCGTTCAAGTTGAAGGCCTTGCTAAAATCGAGTTTACCGCGATCATACGACAACGCGACCAGATAATTCAGCAGCGGTTGGGCGGTGATCTCGCGAAAATCATATCGGCCCAAGGCGTCAGGCAGTTTGGCATACGCCTTGCCCACGCATTTTCCATAGTTCGCCCACCACTCATCGCGCTGATCGGTGCCGAGCACCCCGAGTGGGTCATCGTATCGCGCCGTATCCTCGTCGGTTAGTACGTAGGGTAGGAGATGCAGAATCTGTTCATCGCGGTGTAAGACACTTTCGCCCGCCTGAACGGCCACGGGGCGACCACATAGAAGAACCACAAGACGAGGGCCAACTTGGTTCACGCGATCGACGGTCCGCCTAACTTCCGCGACGAACTCCGAAGCGACTTGCGCCGCCATTTTCCCCTGCTTCTCAAGTTCGTCGAGACCATCGAATATCAGCATTAGCCGCGGTTCGCCCAGCTTGGAATCAAGAACGTCATTGGGTAAATACTCATTGCCATCGCAAAAGGCATGTACGGCCGCGGTTAGATCGGCCTTCAAGTCGAACAGATGCAGCGGAACATAAACAACGCGGCACTTGCCGCTCGCTGCTACGTCCGCTGCGAACAATCGGGCGAACGCCGATTTGCCGGATCCCGGCCCGCCGCTAAGTACGCGAATTGGGTCGTCGCGGTTCCACGCTTCCAGCCAAGCATTTAGGCATTCATCCAGCCAGACAACCTGCTCTCGGGGCCGTTCCCGGTCGACTTCCATGCGGGCACTACTGCGATCTTCGGACTTCTTTTTCACGAATGATGCGCGCAGCCGCACGTAGACCTGACGCACGCTAAATGTCTCGTCGAACATTCGCTGATCGGCTTGCTGAGACAACCACGCCGTATAGAGGATCCATTGCTCCTGGCGTTCGCTGGCTCTGGCGAACGGTGTGTCAAGGAATTCACGCAGGGGCTCATATGTCTCGTTGTGCTTTCGCCATTCTTCTTGCACGGCAAAGGTGAAATAGCTGGGAAGCCGCGCGCTCAGCGTTTCGGCCCTATTCTGCTCGAATCCAAGGCCAAGCAGCCAATTCGTAAGCGTGCTCTGCACCCACTGGACGACGGGCATATTACCCGGCTGCGCGAAGAAGTTACCGTCAATCGTGACGGATGTCTGCTCCATCGCCATACCTATGCTGTCCGTAGCCTTTTCGGCTTTCGTGTCGCTGATGTCCAGCATCGCGAAGAGATCCGAACCCTCGTGAACTAGGGCAATCACCGCACGTTGTAAGGACCTCTCGACCAGTCGCCAGGCCAACTGTTCCGGTGGCGTGGCGATTCCGAACGCAGTCGCCGCCTCCGCAAAATCGGCGACCAAGTCTTCCTGCTTTCCGGTCAGACCGTGGGCCACTCCTTTGCCAAGAGCCTTAAAGAACGTCTTGAAGTCTGCGTTCAACGGCTGATTCCATAGCGAAAGATGAGGTTCAGCTTGCGAACTGGCCGATAGGGTTTTGGACTTTTTTGATTTTGCCATCGTGACTGAATCCTCATTGCGTCTTTCGACGCTTCAACTCGCTTTCCTTCTCAAAACATTTACGCCAGTCTTGAGACATCTCATTCATTCACATTGTGACGAATGACATTGTCCGTCACCACCCAGACGGTCGCAACACGTGTCACCTTCAGATATCACGCCGTCATATCCATGATATTCTCACTAAACTGACACTAACTTTTGGGAAATCATGTTGGGAGATTCTGGCAACTCTCTCGATTAGAAATAGACACGACGTAAGGTGACGAACTGCGGATTAGGGACGCTGCGATGATGAGCCTTGGCGCCAAGTCACCATATGGCAATTCACAAGATTTCGAGTCGTTCCTGCAAATGCCCGGTCCGAGCTGCTAGAGAGTCGCTGAAGCCTGAAGTATGTCACTACCACATCCTTAGGGAGGTCGAGCAGTGATACAAAAGCCAGATCGAACCGCCAATCGATCCATTACTATTGAAGCATATTGGCGTAAGCCGTTACGTGGTGCTGGTTGCGTGGAGTCTAACCGAGTTACAGCGGTCGGTCATGTAGGTCTAGTTCTGGACTAGTTATTGCTAACGCTGCCTCAAGACGACCAGTTGTCGAAGACGTCCGTTCTGGGTCTTACTTTTCAACAAAGGCGTCTATCCCGTAAAGCCCATGCATAGCATCTTGGCTTAGCCCATGAATATGAAGGTCGTCCGCAGTGAGCTCTTGTAAGAGCGTGTATTTGAGGATGTACTTTCGAAATCCTTCGCCAGCCGGGTGAAGACCGTTATAGAATAGCAAACCAGTTTCAGGTACGGACAGCTGTGCCCTCACAAGTTTTGCATATTGAATTCGTTGTTCATCAGTCAGCAATTCACTGCTGTCAATGTATTTAAAGATATGAAACAGATTACGAAAGTAATGTCCGACCTCGATCTTTCGCTTACGTCTTTCGTAAAACACGTTATATGCGTTAACTAGGCTTTCTTTAGTTGGGGGGAAGTTCCGATCTTTTCCATGGTTTAAACGCACCCAATTAACGAATGCAGAAAAACAGTCGCGTCCGACCGTCGTTCGATTGTTTTTGGCGTCGTGCAAATCAATTGAAGCAACTGTATCGCTGTGCAACCGCAACAATTCAAAAAGAAAGGCTTCGAATCGCTGAATCGCTGTAAATCGAGCAGTTTCTGAGGCGTGGCGAATCTGTACACGAAGCGTATAACAAACGACGAGGAGGGATGCGAAAGCTAAGACTGGGTTCAGAATGCCGCCAAGAAAATCTCCCGTCTGCCCCCAATGCTCGACCACGCTACTTATGTCATGATTGCGAAAATTCCAAACAAATGTGACTAGCACAAATATAGCAAGCGCGGACGGTAAGCCTGCAAACCACCAAATTGCTGCTGAAGATTGGTCTCTTTTCGGTGACAATGTTAATGCCTCGACTGCAATGCAAGAGTTTTTAAAGTGCTCAGAGTTGACACTAGAGAATAATCGTTACGACGAACTTGTCTAGCTCTACGCGTTTCAGTCAGCAAATGAGGCAGGCGCTAACATTGGGACAACGTGTACAGCGAAACCAATGGCTCATTTGTGCACGCGATCGATAAGAATGGCACTACCACTTCCTGTTCAACTTACGAACTGCCAGCATATCCCCCGGCCTAGGTTCTTCCCTGACCTTTCTTCAGTCGACCCCGACGGGAACAGTCGAAAAACTTGACTTTGTTTCTTTCCCTGTCCGCCCGACTTGCCGCATTGAGCTTTGTTCAGGCCACGTTTTGCCGGAATTCAAGGGAAGAATTGCAAAAACACCTGGACGAGCTTACATGTTGATGCCTATCCTATTGAGGAACATTGATAGGGGCGGCTTATGAAGATTCACCTGGCGGACCGGGAATCGTTCGTGATTTTCGGCAAGCGAATTATCAACGACACCGGCCGGCCGATTGGGCTGGTCGTGCTTGACGAACCAGGCGAATCGATCCAAATCGATCGGCGCCCGTATCCAAAGAAAGCCAACAAGGCCACGGCCAACGCAATGATGCGATCGCCCCGGCCCGCTTCGGTGTAACCACACCAGGCGACAACCACCAGGTGGCCCACGCCACCAATCGGCACCGTAACGACACAACGCCGGCCATGTTTTCCGCGCCCCAAGAGCGGAAGACGTGGCCGGCTTTTTTTGTTTCCAGAGGGCGAAGGGATGCACCCGCTACTAGCCGGCACCGTCGGCGAATCTGCGCGTTGGTTGGGGACCGAGCTGTTCCCGTTTCTGGTCGCTCTGCTGTTGAACATGGCCGCCTGCCTGGCCGTGTTGGCGTTGGTCGTGTTCGTTGTGGGAATCATCACGGTGATTCTCTGCGCGATGATCGACGCCGCAATGGATCAAGCCGCGGAAGATGAGTCGCCGCGGTCGCAAACGGGCGAAGGATTGCCCGACGCAATCGGCGAAGGATCGCCGAAAACCTGACGCCTGGTTATTGGGGGCAGTAACCAGGCGAAGGGGCACAACGGGAAGGCGGCCAGGGATGGCCCAGGGTGCAAGGATGCACCCCTTCCCGTTTTTTTTCATGCAACGCTACCGCGTCGGCTGGGATGGCCGGCATGGTAGCCAATAGGCGGGGGACCGCCTCAGAAAAAGGGGCAAGGAATGCCAGTTCTGAAGAACACCAAAAAGCGTTCAATCGTGATGCACGCGCTAACGAAGTACTGCGCGAAGCAAGCGGATCGAAGTCTTCTCAAAGGGGGCGACAAGTTCGACGTCGATCTGCAGATCAGCGGAACGATCGGCAAACAGAAGGTGGAAGAGATCTGCCGCGGCTGCCTGACCGTTGGCCACGATCAAACCAAGAACACCAGCTACGGCATCGAACCGGCCAAGGTGATCGCCTGGCTGTTGTCGGTCGACCCGCAAAAAGAAAAGCACCTCGAGCAACTGCGGAAGATGGCGGAATCGAAGTCGCTGGGGGATGCCATCACCGCGGACCAGGAAGAACAGGCCTGTTTGCTGCTCAAGCAATTCAACCAGGCGGGCGACCCCAAAGTTTCCAAAGGTTCCGTTTCCTTCTCACCCGCGAAAGCGGCCGCCTAGGCTTCCAGGGAGAGGCGGGAAACCGTCGTAGGAAAATGGATCGCCGACAAGCTGCAGCGGGGTTTCTGTTGCTGGGCTGCTGCCTGGTCGATCGCCAGGAAGCGACCAACCTGGTTGTGAAGTACTTCCGGCCGCAAAAGCCGGATCCATCCCGGCCGCCGGCCGATGTCCCGTTTCCGCTGCGAGTCAAAAACTATTGGGGCGGGTCGTGTTATCACGCGTCGACCCAGGTGGCTTTGCGATGGGCGGACCAGGGAGCGATCGCCGACAATTGGCGGCAAAGCTTCGGCCGAGCGGCTTCAACCTGGGACATCGCGGAAGTACTCGATCACTACGGGATCCCCTACAAGCGAACGCAACACCGCGGTTATGGGGCGAAGGAAAACGGCGACATTGCCGTTTTGAATTACGCCCACGATCACCGCCTGGTTGCTGCGATTACCTACTTCTCAAATCACGCGATCAGCTTCCTGGGCTGGGTCCAGAAGGACAACGTCGATATGGCTTGCCTGCTGGATAATAACCGAATCAACGGTTTCATCTTCGTTGAAAAACAGCGGTTTCTGTGGAACTGGCGAAACACGTATTCAGGCGGGGCGATCGTTCCGCTGGTCGATCCGCCACCACCCAAACCTTACGACCCTTTGGATTTTGTCGAGGTCACCTAATGCCATCCGAAACCGATCAGAAACCGTCAAGCCTGGCCAATGCGATCGTGGGCTTCGTAACCGCCTGCTGCTTCGTGATGACCACGGCTGTCGCCTGCCAACAGTTCGCCCCGCTGGCTAAGAACTGGCTTAACGCCCCGCGGCATTGCCATTGTCAGGAATGCGACGACGCGCGAAAGCTGGGAATCCCGCGGCCAATTATCGAAGCGATCCTAGAAGGAACGATGGCCTCCAAATTTAACGCGGAGAGGCTTCACCGAATCGAACGGGAGCTGTTGGGCGTTCCTTCGCAACCACCGACCGAGCGGCCGCCGGTCACCCCCATGCCACCGATCGCGCCGCCACTAATCCAGATGCCGGAAATTTAACGTTTACCAGGCGAGACGTCGCCTATTTACCTAGAGGAATTCCAAAAGGAGCGACGCGAAAGCGTTGGGGGAAAGATGCCATCCAAACCACTTTTAGCGATCGGCCTGTTGCTGATCGGGATCATGGCGAGCGCGGGAGCGCAGACGCCACCGGCCGAACCAGAGCTGACCCACTTCGCCAATGAGATCGAATCGATCCAGCTTCCGGAACACCGGAAATGGTACACCGTGCTGGTGACATCGGACGGGAAGCCGTCGGCTATTGCGGATTGGTTCGCCGAAGATGCACGCCTGGCCGATCTGAAACAGCGGACCGAGTGGCGGCATTATTCGAGCAAGAGCCAAATGTTCACGGCACACCTGAAACCAGAGTACGGGAGCGATTACCCGCTGTTGGTGATCCAGGATCAAGACGGAGCCATGCGGGCCCAGTTGGGAGGGACACAACTTCAACTGATCGAGAATCCCGACCAACTGGTCACCGCGCTTAACATAGCGGCCGACACGCTGCGGCCGATCGAGCAAAGGAAGATGGGCGGCT belongs to Blastopirellula marina and includes:
- a CDS encoding putative phage abortive infection protein, translated to MSPKRDQSSAAIWWFAGLPSALAIFVLVTFVWNFRNHDISSVVEHWGQTGDFLGGILNPVLAFASLLVVCYTLRVQIRHASETARFTAIQRFEAFLFELLRLHSDTVASIDLHDAKNNRTTVGRDCFSAFVNWVRLNHGKDRNFPPTKESLVNAYNVFYERRKRKIEVGHYFRNLFHIFKYIDSSELLTDEQRIQYAKLVRAQLSVPETGLLFYNGLHPAGEGFRKYILKYTLLQELTADDLHIHGLSQDAMHGLYGIDAFVEK
- a CDS encoding pentapeptide repeat-containing protein; translated protein: MAKSKKSKTLSASSQAEPHLSLWNQPLNADFKTFFKALGKGVAHGLTGKQEDLVADFAEAATAFGIATPPEQLAWRLVERSLQRAVIALVHEGSDLFAMLDISDTKAEKATDSIGMAMEQTSVTIDGNFFAQPGNMPVVQWVQSTLTNWLLGLGFEQNRAETLSARLPSYFTFAVQEEWRKHNETYEPLREFLDTPFARASERQEQWILYTAWLSQQADQRMFDETFSVRQVYVRLRASFVKKKSEDRSSARMEVDRERPREQVVWLDECLNAWLEAWNRDDPIRVLSGGPGSGKSAFARLFAADVAASGKCRVVYVPLHLFDLKADLTAAVHAFCDGNEYLPNDVLDSKLGEPRLMLIFDGLDELEKQGKMAAQVASEFVAEVRRTVDRVNQVGPRLVVLLCGRPVAVQAGESVLHRDEQILHLLPYVLTDEDTARYDDPLGVLGTDQRDEWWANYGKCVGKAYAKLPDALGRYDFREITAQPLLNYLVALSYDRGKLDFSKAFNLNAVYRDLIDAVYERGYEKRPNRSIEGLELKKFVRVLEEVGLAAWHGDGRTTTVKNIETRCSKTNVVKQALTQFAGDAEAGVTRLLTAFYFRQHGEIEGDKTFEFTHKSFGEYLTACRLIRELKLIHEELHRRDEGAEGGFDEQQSLERWADLCGPTEITHDLYRFLRQEVATYPRDEVVGWQKSCIRLINHLLRHAMPMEKLSKLSTFKELDRQARNAEESLLAALNSCAEHTKKISEIKWPEETSFGAWLSRLSPQRTNASNRVALESLSFLRISFQVIDVQDLYWANLRESQLDHVNAALATFGFSELARANLAGANLAGANLTDANLKDANLNGVNLEEANLAAARLIDANLARANLAAANLAGADLEEANLAGARLTDANLTDANLEGANLKGANLEGANLKGANLEGANLEGANLEGANLEGANLEGANLEGAN